A genomic segment from Candidatus Korarchaeum cryptofilum OPF8 encodes:
- a CDS encoding AEC family transporter, translating to METVNSLDATLYVLLSLLLGYSLIYTNLLRRGEENVIFKYVMYVGMPALAFTSLSKVQLDMGFLRASLSYALSMALISLSIFLLSKVLGWGRERAYLLILIANFGNTGFFGIPFVSLAFGQGKPLQLSIFLWVLTFLFASFVCIPMLESLRGGSSAIRALRNPLLISVAFGLSASILKLSLPQPISLFLDSLASTASPLALISIGASIPGLSSIRKSKISLFLLKTFISPTLSMIIGLILHLEIIELSVLVIMSAMPVAIFLGVFSNEYEFYKEEVVAQIALTSILAPIYLNLWLYLLSAL from the coding sequence GTGGAGACCGTAAATTCTCTTGACGCCACATTATACGTGCTGCTCTCACTCCTCTTGGGCTACTCCCTCATATACACAAATCTCCTGAGGAGAGGAGAAGAGAACGTCATCTTCAAGTACGTTATGTATGTGGGAATGCCTGCCTTAGCTTTTACGAGCCTCTCGAAGGTGCAGTTAGATATGGGCTTCCTGAGGGCATCCCTCTCCTATGCGCTATCCATGGCCCTGATTTCCCTCTCGATATTCCTCCTCTCTAAGGTCCTAGGATGGGGGAGGGAGAGAGCTTACCTCCTCATACTGATAGCTAACTTCGGAAATACTGGCTTCTTCGGTATACCTTTCGTAAGCTTGGCTTTTGGGCAGGGGAAACCGCTTCAGCTCTCAATATTCCTATGGGTCCTCACCTTCCTCTTCGCCTCCTTCGTATGCATACCGATGCTCGAGAGCCTCAGGGGAGGTAGCTCCGCGATTAGGGCCCTGAGGAATCCTCTCCTCATCTCAGTGGCCTTCGGGCTATCTGCATCGATCCTCAAATTGAGCCTCCCCCAGCCCATCTCACTCTTCCTGGATTCATTAGCTTCTACAGCATCTCCCTTAGCTCTGATATCTATAGGAGCATCAATTCCGGGCTTAAGTTCCATAAGAAAATCTAAGATATCTCTCTTCCTCTTGAAGACTTTCATATCTCCGACTCTCTCGATGATAATAGGCCTGATCCTCCATCTTGAGATCATAGAGCTCAGCGTCCTCGTTATCATGAGCGCCATGCCAGTAGCTATTTTCCTAGGTGTATTCAGCAATGAGTACGAGTTCTATAAGGAGGAGGTAGTAGCTCAGATAGCCCTTACCTCGATCTTAGCCCCGATATACCTCAACTTATGGCTCTACTTACTCTCAGCCCTTTAA
- a CDS encoding desulfoferrodoxin family protein, producing the protein MEMFRTQDWKTEKHVPVIEIVERKEDQVTVRVTVGKEIPHPNTTEHHIRWISLYFWPEGENYPFEIGKADFSAHGESTQGPNTSTVYTEPIAHFTFKTKKKGKLIAFSLCNIHGLWRNEEPLP; encoded by the coding sequence ATGGAGATGTTCAGGACCCAGGATTGGAAGACCGAGAAGCACGTCCCTGTCATAGAGATAGTCGAGAGGAAGGAGGATCAAGTTACAGTGAGAGTGACTGTCGGGAAGGAGATACCCCATCCGAATACCACTGAACACCACATAAGGTGGATCTCCCTCTACTTCTGGCCCGAGGGTGAGAACTACCCGTTTGAGATAGGGAAGGCAGATTTCAGCGCTCACGGGGAGTCGACCCAAGGACCCAACACGAGCACAGTTTACACCGAGCCGATAGCTCACTTCACCTTCAAGACTAAGAAGAAGGGGAAGCTCATAGCCTTCAGTTTATGCAATATACACGGCCTCTGGAGGAACGAGGAGCCCCTCCCATAA
- a CDS encoding manganese efflux pump MntP, translated as MDTLLTSISLALDCFSVSISNSACSNYVRKDALTYATSFGFFQSFMLLSGYSFGLLLESYIRAFDHWIAFLLLLFAGMNMIRGNEVKSAMLLILSIATSIDALSVGIALSLLGLEIITPSLVAGGSSFLLTIAGYCLGSRLRGIGDKSEKVGGLILIGIGVKILMEHTLG; from the coding sequence ATGGATACCCTACTCACATCCATCAGCTTGGCCTTGGACTGCTTCTCGGTATCTATCTCAAACTCCGCTTGCTCCAATTATGTGAGAAAGGATGCGCTCACTTACGCGACATCCTTCGGCTTCTTCCAATCCTTCATGCTCCTCTCCGGTTACTCCTTCGGGCTCCTCCTGGAATCTTACATACGGGCTTTCGATCACTGGATAGCCTTCCTGCTCCTCCTTTTCGCTGGAATGAATATGATAAGGGGAAATGAGGTGAAATCTGCCATGCTACTCATCCTATCGATAGCTACTAGCATAGATGCCCTATCAGTCGGGATAGCCCTCTCCCTCTTGGGCCTAGAGATAATAACGCCTTCCTTGGTAGCCGGAGGCTCATCCTTCTTGCTCACGATAGCTGGCTACTGCTTGGGCTCGAGGCTGAGGGGGATAGGGGATAAATCTGAGAAAGTAGGGGGGCTAATATTAATAGGTATAGGAGTTAAGATCCTGATGGAGCATACATTGGGGTGA